A region of Terriglobales bacterium DNA encodes the following proteins:
- the mltG gene encoding endolytic transglycosylase MltG: MRTLLKLTVLILLATAAWLAHSLFTPLAPPGKPDVLLRSGLSARRIAAELQAAGVIRNASAFLALHAVKGRPSLKAGEYRFDHPADAFEILDRVTRGDVIVRTVVVPEGYNMFEVADAVAAAGLCTRDQFLEAARAEVVLINDLDPAATSLEGYLFPDTYQFTRAQGPREIAAAMVRRFRQEAASLGLAGDIHRIVVLASIVEKETGVPEERPLVAGVFQNRLQRNMVLAADPTVVYGALLAGRYRGAIHQSDLGFDSPYNTYRRAGLPPGPIANPGRDSLRAAMQPASTTYVYFVSDARGRHRFASTAAEHSRNVAAYRRERDRR; encoded by the coding sequence TTGCGCACTCTTTTAAAACTGACCGTTCTCATTCTGCTCGCCACCGCCGCATGGCTGGCCCATTCGCTTTTCACTCCGCTCGCGCCTCCTGGAAAGCCGGACGTCCTCCTGCGTTCCGGGCTTTCCGCGCGCCGCATCGCGGCCGAACTTCAGGCCGCCGGCGTCATTCGTAACGCATCTGCCTTCCTGGCGCTGCATGCCGTGAAGGGCCGTCCATCGCTCAAGGCGGGTGAGTACCGCTTCGACCATCCCGCCGACGCGTTCGAAATCCTGGACCGTGTCACCCGTGGCGACGTGATTGTGCGAACCGTCGTCGTCCCCGAGGGCTACAACATGTTCGAAGTTGCCGATGCTGTGGCCGCCGCCGGTTTGTGCACGCGCGATCAGTTCCTGGAAGCCGCCCGCGCCGAAGTCGTACTGATCAACGATCTCGATCCGGCAGCCACCTCGCTCGAGGGCTATCTCTTTCCGGACACCTACCAGTTCACTCGTGCGCAGGGGCCACGCGAGATCGCGGCCGCCATGGTGCGCCGCTTCCGCCAGGAGGCCGCATCCCTCGGCCTCGCAGGTGACATCCACCGCATCGTCGTCCTGGCTTCCATCGTGGAGAAAGAAACCGGCGTTCCGGAAGAACGGCCTCTGGTGGCTGGCGTCTTCCAGAACCGATTGCAGCGCAACATGGTGCTGGCGGCCGACCCCACCGTGGTTTATGGCGCCCTGCTGGCCGGACGGTATCGCGGCGCCATCCACCAGTCGGACCTGGGATTCGACTCTCCCTACAACACCTACCGCCGCGCAGGACTGCCGCCAGGACCCATCGCCAACCCCGGTCGCGACTCGCTGCGCGCCGCCATGCAGCCCGCCTCAACGACGTATGTCTACTTCGTCAGCGATGCCCGTGGTCGTCACCGATTCGCCTCCACCGCTGCCGAGCACAGCCGCAACGTCGCGGCCTACCGCCGCGAACGCGACCGCCGCTGA
- a CDS encoding AI-2E family transporter, with protein MATEDIEVEEHGDAILPAAATAPRRRRGDHVSSAAQTVVAIAVVLTLCYVAKLVVITLMVSVLLAFLLQPVVGVLERMRLPRSLAAFLAVFLLLGVAYAGTHFSYNRGVDFVQQWPKYSGKIRQAVASFRERTLSLQKTTERVLASQEPERGVVTVQQKVDWAELLTRSAASVWEFVLIVSFIPFLVYFMLSWQDHVKSATVMLFRLENRNAAYKTLSRISAMTRSFIVGNLLIGLFMSAISVIVFAAVGLGYPFILGFLSGFLSLVPYLGVILAVVPPLVAGLGELSGAKLLAVALTVLGLHLFAINVLYPKILGRRLQLNPLVVTVALLVWGWIWGGMGLVLAVPITGAMKIIFDHVENLRPYGAWMGE; from the coding sequence ATGGCGACGGAAGACATCGAAGTCGAAGAGCACGGCGACGCGATCCTGCCGGCAGCCGCAACCGCTCCCCGGCGCCGGCGCGGTGACCATGTGTCGTCGGCGGCGCAGACGGTGGTGGCCATCGCCGTGGTTCTGACCCTGTGCTACGTGGCCAAGCTGGTGGTGATCACGTTGATGGTCTCCGTCCTGCTGGCCTTCCTCCTGCAGCCGGTGGTAGGGGTGCTGGAGCGTATGCGGCTGCCCCGCTCTCTGGCCGCCTTCCTGGCGGTTTTCCTGCTTCTGGGGGTGGCCTATGCGGGAACCCATTTTTCCTACAACCGCGGCGTGGACTTTGTGCAGCAGTGGCCCAAGTATTCGGGAAAGATCCGGCAAGCGGTGGCTAGCTTCCGAGAACGAACGCTCTCCCTTCAGAAGACCACGGAGCGTGTGCTGGCGTCACAGGAGCCCGAGCGGGGCGTGGTCACGGTACAGCAGAAGGTGGACTGGGCGGAACTGCTGACACGCAGCGCAGCATCCGTGTGGGAGTTCGTACTGATCGTTTCGTTCATTCCTTTCCTGGTGTACTTCATGCTCAGCTGGCAGGACCACGTGAAGTCGGCCACGGTGATGCTCTTTCGCCTGGAGAATCGCAACGCCGCCTACAAGACCCTAAGCCGCATCTCCGCCATGACCCGCAGCTTCATCGTCGGTAACCTGCTGATCGGCCTGTTTATGTCGGCGATCAGTGTCATCGTGTTTGCCGCAGTGGGCCTCGGGTATCCCTTCATCCTGGGGTTTCTCAGCGGATTCCTCAGCCTGGTTCCTTACCTAGGAGTGATTCTGGCAGTGGTGCCTCCGCTGGTTGCGGGTCTTGGAGAACTCTCCGGGGCGAAGCTGCTGGCGGTGGCACTGACGGTGTTGGGACTGCACTTGTTCGCCATCAACGTGCTTTATCCCAAGATTCTGGGGAGACGCCTGCAACTCAATCCCCTGGTGGTCACCGTAGCATTATTGGTGTGGGGCTGGATTTGGGGCGGGATGGGACTGGTTCTGGCGGTGCCCATCACCGGGGCCATGAAGATCATCTTCGACCACGTGGAAAACCTGCGCCCGTACGGGGCGTGGATGGGAGAGTAG
- the ruvX gene encoding Holliday junction resolvase RuvX yields MNAVTVDACTRPRILALDVGAKTIGMAVSDPLGLTAQGLQTLRRTSKRADFGRLERVLREYEVAEMVVGYPLRMSGQAGAQAEKVAALAEELRRRFRLPVHLWDERLTSVESSRVLRASEISLQRRRQAVDRLAAVLILQSFLDHRNAALSGNC; encoded by the coding sequence ATGAACGCCGTGACAGTAGACGCCTGCACCCGGCCGCGCATCCTGGCTCTCGATGTGGGCGCCAAAACCATCGGGATGGCCGTCTCGGATCCGCTGGGCCTCACCGCCCAAGGGCTCCAGACACTGCGGCGGACCTCCAAGCGGGCTGACTTCGGGCGCCTCGAGCGCGTCCTGCGCGAATATGAGGTGGCGGAGATGGTGGTCGGCTATCCCCTTCGCATGAGTGGCCAAGCCGGCGCTCAAGCAGAAAAAGTCGCCGCGCTCGCAGAAGAACTTCGCCGGCGCTTTCGGCTTCCTGTGCATCTTTGGGACGAACGCCTGACCTCGGTCGAAAGCAGCCGCGTGCTCCGCGCAAGCGAGATCAGCCTCCAGCGCCGTCGACAGGCCGTGGACCGCCTGGCCGCCGTGTTGATCCTGCAATCGTTCCTGGACCACCGCAACGCCGCCCTATCCGGCAACTGCTAG